Below is a window of Gossypium hirsutum isolate 1008001.06 chromosome A12, Gossypium_hirsutum_v2.1, whole genome shotgun sequence DNA.
AAATTCTGTCACGTCCCATTAGATTTAATGCTTTGAGAACTTTTTATTGTCTTGTAATTTCCTTTGTGGCTTCCATTTTTGTTAGTCTAATTTTTGCTATCTCTTAATCTCTGTTTGAAAGATAGTTCTAACTTTATGCTCTTTCTTGTAAATAAATTCCTTCAAAATGAGAATCTGGAAATTAATTGAGTTGTCTCCTATTTATTAACCATTTCTTTGTGCAGGTCTCGGATGCCTATAGCTTTTCTGTGTTGCCTGAGGAAGGAAACATGAGTCTAAACTGTACACGGTTAACGTTTTTGAGCCTCCTAGAAGTTCCCTTTTCATCTAAAAACCAGATGTGTTTGGATGCGCAATTGAGTTTCCAGAAGTGCATTGATTTGAAAGTGGACAGAGAAGACGCTTATTCATCTTGCTTTCTGGATATAAACATCGAGAAAGAGACTCCTGACATATTTAAATCCAGTGATAAAACtgttggaaatttgaaaagtGAAGGTGTAGTGACAGTATGGTTGATCTCCTATCTATATAAATCAGGCCTATTTAGTAAAATGTAGATCATACGTACAGTGTCGGAAATGAgaattgtttatttaattatcaagtgttgctgattttccttccttgagtTATTGGTACATTGTTTCTTCTTCACTCTTGACTCTAATGTTAGATCTCAATGTTTTACAGCATTTGCAGAAGGTGTTGCAGAGGCAAGCAAGCTTATCTGTAGGTGAGTGTTAACTCAGCTTTGAGTTTTAATGGGCTAATTGCACTAAACTTACTCTGAAAGGTTTATAAGAATATCCCATTACATATTATAGATAACAATAATTTCCATATGCCTCCCAAATTCTGTGGATTTATTTACCACTTCGATGATTTGGCCATGGTTGCATTCTTTGTCATAGCTATGGCTGGCTGCTTACTTTAAACAAGAAACAAGAGAACATTTGAATGAACAGAATATTCTGCTAGTATCTGAACTGTTATAAAGTGCTTCGGGTTTATAATGTTTTGTGTATATCATTTGATGTGGTGTTTCGAGATCTAAACTTGCATTTTTAACAAATTGAATGAGATTTGTAATAACTAACAAAAATATTCGAGTTGGAAAAAATCTTAATCCTCTTGTGGCGCCTGCCCCAAGCTTAAACATTCACCCTCAAGAAGATTTTAAGTTGACAAAATAACTTCATTTGACATGTATAATTTCAGTGAAGTGACAAATGAGAATAGGTCCATGATTGTTACTTGGACATCAAGTCTTTGAAGTTTTAACTCTGTTATATT
It encodes the following:
- the LOC107934438 gene encoding uncharacterized protein isoform X2: MSLNCTRLTFLSLLEVPFSSKNQMCLDAQLSFQKCIDLKVDREDAYSSCFLDINIEKETPDIFKSSDKTVGNLKSEGVVTHLQKVLQRQASLSVDKSSTERVYDAPTTRWRRYKRAASFDSRKMVLLFSILSSVGTLILIYLTFTNN
- the LOC107934438 gene encoding uncharacterized protein isoform X1, giving the protein MRPTSIVLLVSDAYSFSVLPEEGNMSLNCTRLTFLSLLEVPFSSKNQMCLDAQLSFQKCIDLKVDREDAYSSCFLDINIEKETPDIFKSSDKTVGNLKSEGVVTHLQKVLQRQASLSVDKSSTERVYDAPTTRWRRYKRAASFDSRKMVLLFSILSSVGTLILIYLTFTNN